Proteins from a genomic interval of Diceros bicornis minor isolate mBicDic1 chromosome 34, mDicBic1.mat.cur, whole genome shotgun sequence:
- the PRX gene encoding periaxin isoform X1 has protein sequence MLTLFFLEPRTQEAQGAGGDPEAARPQRKGARLADDCVAPQAGLLLGGGACAQAAAQRQQLHAELKLVLQQKGERKQQPGAQGTPRSAMEARSRSAEELRRAELVEIIVETEAQTGVSGINVAGGGKEGIFVRDLREDSPAARSFSLQEGDQLLSARVFFENFKYEDALRLLQCAEPYKVSFCLKRTVPTGDLALRPGTVAGYEIKGPRAKVAKLNIQSLSPVKKKKMLVPGALGVPADLAPIDVEFSFPKFSRLRRGLKAEAVKGPVPAAPTRRRLQLPRLRVREVAEEAQAARLAAAAPPPRKAKAEAEVAAGARFTAPQVELVGPRLPGAEVGVPQVTAPAAEAVSGFALHLPTLGLGAPPVPAVEPAAVGIQVPQVELPPLPSLPTLPSLPCLETREGAVSVVVPTLDVAAPSVGVDLALPGAEVEAPGEAPEVALKMPRLSFPRFGARAKEVPEARVKGPRLRMPTFGLSLLEPQPAAPEAVVESKLKLPTIRMPSLGIGVSPPEVKAPKGPEVKLPKVPDVKLPKVPEAALPEVRLPEVELPKVSEMKLPKVPEMVVPEVRLPEVQLPKVPEVKLPKVPEMAVPQVHLPEVQLPKVPEMKLPEMKLAKVPEMKLAKVPEMKLPETKLPKMPEMAVPEVRLPEVQLPKVPEVKLPKVPEMAVPEVRLPELQLPKVPEVKLPEVKLPEVKFPKVPEMAVPEVRLPEVQLPKVPEMKVPDVQLPEMKLPELKLPKVPEMAVPDVQLPEVQLPKVPEMRLPEVQAPKVPDVCLPKVPEVKLPKAPEVELQVPGAEQAEGMEFGFKMPKMTMPKLGRAGSPSRGKPGEAGAEVSGKLATLPCLQPEVGGEARVGVPSLTLPSVELDLPRALSLERQVPAAEVGKAERAEGPRVAAGVGELAFRMPSVEIVTPQLPTLEAEEGRLEVTETKGKPSSKFSLPKFGLSGPKVAKAEAEGAGRATKLKVSKFAISLPKARATDAEAKGAGEASLLPALDLSIPQVGLDAHLPSGKVEVAGADVKLKGPRFALPKFGVRGRDPEAGELVPGAAELEGKGWSWDGKVKMPKLKMPSFGLARGKEAEIQGERVSPGEKPESTAGQLKIPEVELVTLGAQEEGGAEGAVAVSRVRLSGLQVSTTRRVGTEGQDAGLRMPLGISLPQVELASFGEATPGQQAESAAPPAEGTAGYRVQVPQVTLSLPGVQTASGELLVGEGVFKMPAVTVPQLELDVGLSREAQVGEAATGEGGLRLKMPTLGARAGAGGEGPGEQPPGPERTFRLSLPDVELSPPAVGSHAEYQVAEVEGDAGHKLKVRLPRFGLTRAKEGVEEGEKAKSPKLRLPRVGFSQSQSVTGEGSPSPEEEEEEGGGEGASGRRGRVRVRLPRVGLANPSKASRGQEGEAAPKSAGGEKSPKFRFPRVALSPKAPSRSGEQEESGFRVRLPSVGFSETGAPGPTRMEGAQAAVI, from the exons ATGCTCACGTTATTCTTCTTAGAGCCCCGGACCCAGGAGGCCCAAGGAGCTGGAGGTGACCCTGAG GCAGCAAGACCCCAGAGGAAGGGCGCACGCCTCGCAGACGACTGTGTGGCACCCCAGGCTGGGCTCCTGTTAGGAGGGGGTGCCTGTGCCCAGGCAGCG GCTCAGAGGCAGCAGCTCCATGCAGAGCTGAAGCTGGTCCTGCagcagaagggagagaggaagcagcAGCCTGGGGCCCAGGGGACTCCCAGGAGCGCAATGGAGGCCCGAAGCCGGAGTGCCGAG GAGCTGAGGCGGGCGGAGTTGGTGGAGATCATCGTGGAGACGGAGGCGCAGACGGGGGTCAGCGGCATCAACGTGGCGGGCGGCGGCAAGGAGGGAATCTTCGTCCGCGACCTGCGCGAGGATTCGCCCGCCGCCAGGAGCTTCAGCCTGCAGGAAG GGGACCAGCTACTGAGCGCCCGCGTGTTCTTCGAGAACTTCAAATACGAGGACGCACTACGCCTGCTGCAATGCGCCGAGCCTTACAAGGTCTCCTTCTGCTTGAAGCGCACTGTGCCCACCGGGGACCTGGCGCTGCGGCCGGGGACCGTGGCTGGCTACGAGATCAAGGGCCCGCGGGCCAAGGTGGCCAAGCTG aaCATCCAGAGTCTGTCCCctgtgaagaagaagaagatgttGGTGCCTGGGGCCCTGGGGGTCCCTGCAGACCTGGCCCCCATTGATGTCGAATTCTCCTTTCCCAAGTTCTCCCGTCTGCGTCGGGGCCTCAAAGCCGAGGCTGTCAAGGGCCCTGTCCCAGCCGCCCCCACCCGCCGGCGCCTTCAGCTGCCTCGGCTCCGCGTCCGAGAAGTGGCTGAAGAGGCCCAGGCAGCCCGGCTGGCGGCCGCTGCTCCTCCCCCTAGGAAGGCCAAAGCGGAGGCTGAGGTGGCAGCAGGAGCCCGTTTCACAGCCCCCCAGGTGGAGCTGGTTGGGCCCCGGCTGCCAGGTGCCGAAGTGGGTGTCCCCCAGGTCACGGCCCCCGCAGCGGAGGCAGTCAGCGGCTTTGCCCTCCACCTGCCGACCCTTGGGCTGGGAGCCCCACCTGTACCTGCCGTGGAGCCTGCAGCCGTGGGGATCCAGGTCCCCCAAGTGGAGCTGCCTCCCTTGCCTTCGCTACCCACTCTGCCCTCACTGCCCTGCTTGGAGACCCGGGAAGGGGCTGTGTCAGTGGTGGTGCCCACCCTGGACGTGGCAGCGCCTTCAGTGGGGGTGGACCTGGCCTTGCCGGGCGCAGAGGTGGAGGCCccaggagaggctcctgaggtgGCCCTGAAGATGCCCCGCCTCAGTTTCCCCCGCTTTGGGGCTCGAGCAAAGGAAGTTCCTGAGGCCAGGGTGAAGGGGCCCAGACTTCGGATGCCCACCTTTGGGCTttctctcctggagccccagCCTGCTGCCCCTGAAGCCGTTGTCGAGAGCAAGCTGAAGCTGCCCACCATCAGGATGCCCTCCCTTGGCATCGGGGTCTCGCCACCTGAGGTCAAGGCGCCCAAGGGGCCCGAGGTGAAGCTCCCCAAAGTGCCTGACGTCAAGCTCCCCAAAGTGCCCGAGGCAGCCCTTCCAGAAGTGCGACTCCCAGAGGTGGAGCTCCCAAAAGTGTCGGAGATGAAGCTCCCGAAGGTGCCCGAGATGGTTGTGCCAGAGGTGCGGCTTCCAGAAGTCCAGCTGCCGAAAGTCCCCGAGGTGAAGCTCCCGAAGGTGCCCGAGATGGCCGTGCCCCAGGTGCACCTCCCAGAAGTACAGCTGCCGAAGGTGCCCGAGATGAAGCTCCCTGAGATGAAGCTCGCGAAGGTGCCCGAGATGAAGCTCGCGAAGGTGCCCGAGATGAAGCTCCCCGAGACGAAGCTCCCAAAGATGCCCGAGATGGCCGTGCCAGAGGTTCGACTCCCGGAGGTGCAGCTGCCGAAAGTCCCTGAGGTGAAGCTCCCAAAGGTGCCCGAGATGGCCGTGCCAGAGGTTCGACTCCCGGAGCTGCAGCTGCCAAAAGTCCCCGAGGTGAAGCTCCCCGAGGTGAAGCTCCCCGAGGTGAAGTTCCCGAAGGTGCCCGAGATGGCCGTGCCAGAGGTTCGACTCCCGGAGGTGCAGCTGCCAAAAGTCCCAGAGATGAAAGTCCCCGACGTGCAACTCCCCGAGATGAAGCTCCCAGAGTTAAAACTTCCCAAGGTGCCTGAGATGGCCGTGCCCGACGTGCAACTCCCAGAGGTGCAGCTGCCGAAGGTGCCGGAGATGCGGCTGCCGGAAGTGCAGGCGCCCAAGGTCCCGGATGTGTGTCTTCCGAAGGTCCCCGAGGTGAAGCTGCCCAAGGCTCCGGAGGTGGAGCTCCAAGTTCCCGGGGCAGAGCAGGCAGAGGGGATGGAATTTGGCTTCAAGATGCCCAAGATGACCATGCCCAAGCTAGGGAGGGCGGGGTCCCCCTCACGAGGCAAGCCAGGCGAGGCAGGGGCTGAGGTCTCGGGGAAGCTAGCGACACTTCCCTGTCTGCAGCCAGAGGTGGGCGGCGAGGCTCGTGTGGGTGTCCCCTCTCTCACACTGCCCTCAGTGGAGCTGGACCTGCCAAGGGCTCTCAGCCTGGAGAGGCAGGTCCCAGCAGCCGAAGTGGGCAAGGCGGAGCGGGCAGAGGGCCCCAGAGTGGCAGCAGGGGTCGGGGAACTGGCCTTCCGGATGCCCTCTGTGGAGATTGTCACTCCACAGCTGCCCACCTTGGAGGCTGAGGAAGGGCGGCTGGAGGTGACAGAGACGAAAGGCAAGCCCTCTTCCAAGTTCTCCCTGCCCAAATTTGGACTCTCGGGGCCAAAGGTGGCCAAGGCAGAGGCCGAGGGGGCTGGGCGGGCCACCAAGCTGAAGGTGTCCAAATTTGCCATCTCACTCCCTAAGGCTCGGGCGACCGATGCTGAGGCCAAAGGGGCGGGGGAGGCCAGCCTGCTGCCCGCCCTCGATCTGTCCATCCCACAGGTCGGCCTGGATGCCCATCTGCCCTCGGGCAAGGTGGAGGTGGCAGGGGCTGATGTCAAGCTCAAGGGGCCCCGGTTCGCTCTGCCCAAGTTTGGGGTCAGAGGCCGGGACCCCGAGGCAGGAGAACTAGTGCCAGGGGCGGCCGAGCTGGAGGGCAAGGGCTGGAGTTGGGATGGGAAGGTGAAGATGCCCAAGCTGAAGATGCCCTCCTTTGGGCTGGCTCGAGGAAAGGAAGCAGAAATCCAAGGTGAGCGTGTCAGCCCCGGAGAAAAGCCAGAGTCCACAGCTGGGCAGCTGAAGATCCCCGAGGTGGAGCTGGTCACGCTGGGGGCCCAGGAGGAAGGGGGCGCAGAGGGGGCGGTGGCCGTCAGCAGAGTACGGCTATCGGGGCTGCAGGTATCCACGACCAGGCGGGTGGGCACTGAGGGCCAGGACGCGGGTCTGAGGATGCCTCTGGGCATCTCCCTGCCCCAGGTGGAGCTGGCCAGCTTTGGGGAGGCCACCCCGGGGCAGCAGGCTGAGAGTGCAGCCCCTCCAGCAGAGGGCACGGCAGGTTACAGGGTCCAGGTGCCTCAGGTGACCTTGTCTCTGCCTGGAGTCCAGACGGCCAGTGGTGAGCTGTTGGTGGGCGAGGGCGTCTTCAAGATGCCTGCTGTGACAGTGCCCCAGCTTGAGTTGGACGTGGGACTGAGCCGAGAGGCACAGGTGGGTGAGGCAGCGACAGGCGAGGGTGGGCTGAGGCTGAAGATGCCCACGCTGGGGgccagagctggggctgggggagaggggccTGGGGAGCAGCCCCCAGGGCCCGAGCGCACCTTCCGCCTTTCGCTGCCCGACGTGGAGCTCTCGCCGCCCGCCGTGGGCAGCCACGCGGAGTACCAGGTGGCAGAGGTCGAGGGGGATGCTGGGCACAAGCTCAAGGTGCGGCTGCCCCGGTTTGGCCTGACGCGGGCCAAGGAGGGGGTTGAGGAGGGTGAGAAGGCCAAGAGCCCCAAACTCAGGCTGCCCCGCGTGGGCTTCAGCCAGAGCCAGTCAGTCACTGGGGAAGGCTCCCCCagcccagaggaggaggaagaggagggtggCGGGGAAGGGGCCTCCGGGCGCCGAGGTCGCGTCCGAGTCCGCTTGCCCCGTGTGGGCCTGGCTAACCCTTCCAAAGCCTCTCGGGGGCAGGAGGGCGAGGCAGCCCCCAAGTCCGCTGGTGGGGAGAAGTCCCCCAAGTTCCGCTTCCCCCGAGTGGCCCTAAGCCCCAAGGCCCCGAGCAGGAGTGGGGAGCAGGAAGAGAGTGGATTCCGGGTTCGGCTGCCCAGCGTGGGGTTTTCCGAGACAGGGGCTCCAGGCCCCACCAGGATGGAGGGGGCTCAGGCTGCTGTCATCTGA
- the PRX gene encoding periaxin isoform X2, with the protein MLTLFFLEPRTQEAQGAGGDPEAARPQRKGARLADDCVAPQAGLLLGGGACAQAAAQRQQLHAELKLVLQQKGERKQQPGAQGTPRSAMEARSRSAEELRRAELVEIIVETEAQTGVSGINVAGGGKEGIFVRDLREDSPAARSFSLQEGDQLLSARVFFENFKYEDALRLLQCAEPYKVSFCLKRTVPTGDLALRPGTVAGYEIKGPRAKVAKLNIQSLSPVKKKKMLVPGALGVPADLAPIDVEFSFPKFSRLRRGLKAEAVKGPVPAAPTRRRLQLPRLRVREVAEEAQAARLAAAAPPPRKAKAEAEVAAGARFTAPQVELVGPRLPGAEVGVPQVTAPAAEAVSGFALHLPTLGLGAPPVPAVEPAAVGIQVPQVELPPLPSLPTLPSLPCLETREGAVSVVVPTLDVAAPSVGVDLALPGAEVEAPGEAPEVALKMPRLSFPRFGARAKEVPEARVKGPRLRMPTFGLSLLEPQPAAPEAVVESKLKLPTIRMPSLGIGVSPPEVKAPKGPEVKLPKVPDVKLPKVPEAALPEVRLPEVELPKVSEMKLPKVPEMVVPEVRLPEVQLPKVPEVKLPKVPEMAVPQVHLPEVQLPKVPEMKLPEMKLAKVPEMKLAKVPEMKLPETKLPKMPEMAVPEVRLPEVQLPKVPEVKLPKVPEMAVPEVRLPELQLPKVPEVKLPEVKLPEVKFPKVPEMAVPEVRLPEVQLPKVPEVKLPKAPEVELQVPGAEQAEGMEFGFKMPKMTMPKLGRAGSPSRGKPGEAGAEVSGKLATLPCLQPEVGGEARVGVPSLTLPSVELDLPRALSLERQVPAAEVGKAERAEGPRVAAGVGELAFRMPSVEIVTPQLPTLEAEEGRLEVTETKGKPSSKFSLPKFGLSGPKVAKAEAEGAGRATKLKVSKFAISLPKARATDAEAKGAGEASLLPALDLSIPQVGLDAHLPSGKVEVAGADVKLKGPRFALPKFGVRGRDPEAGELVPGAAELEGKGWSWDGKVKMPKLKMPSFGLARGKEAEIQGERVSPGEKPESTAGQLKIPEVELVTLGAQEEGGAEGAVAVSRVRLSGLQVSTTRRVGTEGQDAGLRMPLGISLPQVELASFGEATPGQQAESAAPPAEGTAGYRVQVPQVTLSLPGVQTASGELLVGEGVFKMPAVTVPQLELDVGLSREAQVGEAATGEGGLRLKMPTLGARAGAGGEGPGEQPPGPERTFRLSLPDVELSPPAVGSHAEYQVAEVEGDAGHKLKVRLPRFGLTRAKEGVEEGEKAKSPKLRLPRVGFSQSQSVTGEGSPSPEEEEEEGGGEGASGRRGRVRVRLPRVGLANPSKASRGQEGEAAPKSAGGEKSPKFRFPRVALSPKAPSRSGEQEESGFRVRLPSVGFSETGAPGPTRMEGAQAAVI; encoded by the exons ATGCTCACGTTATTCTTCTTAGAGCCCCGGACCCAGGAGGCCCAAGGAGCTGGAGGTGACCCTGAG GCAGCAAGACCCCAGAGGAAGGGCGCACGCCTCGCAGACGACTGTGTGGCACCCCAGGCTGGGCTCCTGTTAGGAGGGGGTGCCTGTGCCCAGGCAGCG GCTCAGAGGCAGCAGCTCCATGCAGAGCTGAAGCTGGTCCTGCagcagaagggagagaggaagcagcAGCCTGGGGCCCAGGGGACTCCCAGGAGCGCAATGGAGGCCCGAAGCCGGAGTGCCGAG GAGCTGAGGCGGGCGGAGTTGGTGGAGATCATCGTGGAGACGGAGGCGCAGACGGGGGTCAGCGGCATCAACGTGGCGGGCGGCGGCAAGGAGGGAATCTTCGTCCGCGACCTGCGCGAGGATTCGCCCGCCGCCAGGAGCTTCAGCCTGCAGGAAG GGGACCAGCTACTGAGCGCCCGCGTGTTCTTCGAGAACTTCAAATACGAGGACGCACTACGCCTGCTGCAATGCGCCGAGCCTTACAAGGTCTCCTTCTGCTTGAAGCGCACTGTGCCCACCGGGGACCTGGCGCTGCGGCCGGGGACCGTGGCTGGCTACGAGATCAAGGGCCCGCGGGCCAAGGTGGCCAAGCTG aaCATCCAGAGTCTGTCCCctgtgaagaagaagaagatgttGGTGCCTGGGGCCCTGGGGGTCCCTGCAGACCTGGCCCCCATTGATGTCGAATTCTCCTTTCCCAAGTTCTCCCGTCTGCGTCGGGGCCTCAAAGCCGAGGCTGTCAAGGGCCCTGTCCCAGCCGCCCCCACCCGCCGGCGCCTTCAGCTGCCTCGGCTCCGCGTCCGAGAAGTGGCTGAAGAGGCCCAGGCAGCCCGGCTGGCGGCCGCTGCTCCTCCCCCTAGGAAGGCCAAAGCGGAGGCTGAGGTGGCAGCAGGAGCCCGTTTCACAGCCCCCCAGGTGGAGCTGGTTGGGCCCCGGCTGCCAGGTGCCGAAGTGGGTGTCCCCCAGGTCACGGCCCCCGCAGCGGAGGCAGTCAGCGGCTTTGCCCTCCACCTGCCGACCCTTGGGCTGGGAGCCCCACCTGTACCTGCCGTGGAGCCTGCAGCCGTGGGGATCCAGGTCCCCCAAGTGGAGCTGCCTCCCTTGCCTTCGCTACCCACTCTGCCCTCACTGCCCTGCTTGGAGACCCGGGAAGGGGCTGTGTCAGTGGTGGTGCCCACCCTGGACGTGGCAGCGCCTTCAGTGGGGGTGGACCTGGCCTTGCCGGGCGCAGAGGTGGAGGCCccaggagaggctcctgaggtgGCCCTGAAGATGCCCCGCCTCAGTTTCCCCCGCTTTGGGGCTCGAGCAAAGGAAGTTCCTGAGGCCAGGGTGAAGGGGCCCAGACTTCGGATGCCCACCTTTGGGCTttctctcctggagccccagCCTGCTGCCCCTGAAGCCGTTGTCGAGAGCAAGCTGAAGCTGCCCACCATCAGGATGCCCTCCCTTGGCATCGGGGTCTCGCCACCTGAGGTCAAGGCGCCCAAGGGGCCCGAGGTGAAGCTCCCCAAAGTGCCTGACGTCAAGCTCCCCAAAGTGCCCGAGGCAGCCCTTCCAGAAGTGCGACTCCCAGAGGTGGAGCTCCCAAAAGTGTCGGAGATGAAGCTCCCGAAGGTGCCCGAGATGGTTGTGCCAGAGGTGCGGCTTCCAGAAGTCCAGCTGCCGAAAGTCCCCGAGGTGAAGCTCCCGAAGGTGCCCGAGATGGCCGTGCCCCAGGTGCACCTCCCAGAAGTACAGCTGCCGAAGGTGCCCGAGATGAAGCTCCCTGAGATGAAGCTCGCGAAGGTGCCCGAGATGAAGCTCGCGAAGGTGCCCGAGATGAAGCTCCCCGAGACGAAGCTCCCAAAGATGCCCGAGATGGCCGTGCCAGAGGTTCGACTCCCGGAGGTGCAGCTGCCGAAAGTCCCTGAGGTGAAGCTCCCAAAGGTGCCCGAGATGGCCGTGCCAGAGGTTCGACTCCCGGAGCTGCAGCTGCCAAAAGTCCCCGAGGTGAAGCTCCCCGAGGTGAAGCTCCCCGAGGTGAAGTTCCCGAAGGTGCCCGAGATGGCCGTGCCAGAGGTTCGACTCCCGGAGGTGCAGCTGCCAAAA GTCCCCGAGGTGAAGCTGCCCAAGGCTCCGGAGGTGGAGCTCCAAGTTCCCGGGGCAGAGCAGGCAGAGGGGATGGAATTTGGCTTCAAGATGCCCAAGATGACCATGCCCAAGCTAGGGAGGGCGGGGTCCCCCTCACGAGGCAAGCCAGGCGAGGCAGGGGCTGAGGTCTCGGGGAAGCTAGCGACACTTCCCTGTCTGCAGCCAGAGGTGGGCGGCGAGGCTCGTGTGGGTGTCCCCTCTCTCACACTGCCCTCAGTGGAGCTGGACCTGCCAAGGGCTCTCAGCCTGGAGAGGCAGGTCCCAGCAGCCGAAGTGGGCAAGGCGGAGCGGGCAGAGGGCCCCAGAGTGGCAGCAGGGGTCGGGGAACTGGCCTTCCGGATGCCCTCTGTGGAGATTGTCACTCCACAGCTGCCCACCTTGGAGGCTGAGGAAGGGCGGCTGGAGGTGACAGAGACGAAAGGCAAGCCCTCTTCCAAGTTCTCCCTGCCCAAATTTGGACTCTCGGGGCCAAAGGTGGCCAAGGCAGAGGCCGAGGGGGCTGGGCGGGCCACCAAGCTGAAGGTGTCCAAATTTGCCATCTCACTCCCTAAGGCTCGGGCGACCGATGCTGAGGCCAAAGGGGCGGGGGAGGCCAGCCTGCTGCCCGCCCTCGATCTGTCCATCCCACAGGTCGGCCTGGATGCCCATCTGCCCTCGGGCAAGGTGGAGGTGGCAGGGGCTGATGTCAAGCTCAAGGGGCCCCGGTTCGCTCTGCCCAAGTTTGGGGTCAGAGGCCGGGACCCCGAGGCAGGAGAACTAGTGCCAGGGGCGGCCGAGCTGGAGGGCAAGGGCTGGAGTTGGGATGGGAAGGTGAAGATGCCCAAGCTGAAGATGCCCTCCTTTGGGCTGGCTCGAGGAAAGGAAGCAGAAATCCAAGGTGAGCGTGTCAGCCCCGGAGAAAAGCCAGAGTCCACAGCTGGGCAGCTGAAGATCCCCGAGGTGGAGCTGGTCACGCTGGGGGCCCAGGAGGAAGGGGGCGCAGAGGGGGCGGTGGCCGTCAGCAGAGTACGGCTATCGGGGCTGCAGGTATCCACGACCAGGCGGGTGGGCACTGAGGGCCAGGACGCGGGTCTGAGGATGCCTCTGGGCATCTCCCTGCCCCAGGTGGAGCTGGCCAGCTTTGGGGAGGCCACCCCGGGGCAGCAGGCTGAGAGTGCAGCCCCTCCAGCAGAGGGCACGGCAGGTTACAGGGTCCAGGTGCCTCAGGTGACCTTGTCTCTGCCTGGAGTCCAGACGGCCAGTGGTGAGCTGTTGGTGGGCGAGGGCGTCTTCAAGATGCCTGCTGTGACAGTGCCCCAGCTTGAGTTGGACGTGGGACTGAGCCGAGAGGCACAGGTGGGTGAGGCAGCGACAGGCGAGGGTGGGCTGAGGCTGAAGATGCCCACGCTGGGGgccagagctggggctgggggagaggggccTGGGGAGCAGCCCCCAGGGCCCGAGCGCACCTTCCGCCTTTCGCTGCCCGACGTGGAGCTCTCGCCGCCCGCCGTGGGCAGCCACGCGGAGTACCAGGTGGCAGAGGTCGAGGGGGATGCTGGGCACAAGCTCAAGGTGCGGCTGCCCCGGTTTGGCCTGACGCGGGCCAAGGAGGGGGTTGAGGAGGGTGAGAAGGCCAAGAGCCCCAAACTCAGGCTGCCCCGCGTGGGCTTCAGCCAGAGCCAGTCAGTCACTGGGGAAGGCTCCCCCagcccagaggaggaggaagaggagggtggCGGGGAAGGGGCCTCCGGGCGCCGAGGTCGCGTCCGAGTCCGCTTGCCCCGTGTGGGCCTGGCTAACCCTTCCAAAGCCTCTCGGGGGCAGGAGGGCGAGGCAGCCCCCAAGTCCGCTGGTGGGGAGAAGTCCCCCAAGTTCCGCTTCCCCCGAGTGGCCCTAAGCCCCAAGGCCCCGAGCAGGAGTGGGGAGCAGGAAGAGAGTGGATTCCGGGTTCGGCTGCCCAGCGTGGGGTTTTCCGAGACAGGGGCTCCAGGCCCCACCAGGATGGAGGGGGCTCAGGCTGCTGTCATCTGA